Part of the Triticum aestivum cultivar Chinese Spring chromosome 4D, IWGSC CS RefSeq v2.1, whole genome shotgun sequence genome is shown below.
TGAAGTGCTAACCACAGGCCCCCCTCTGCTCTTTCTTGATAAAATTACTGTGTTTATTACTGGCCCCGAGGcgcaaaaagataaacatcacatggcaTCCCTCACGTGACATGTACTTGCGCCTGTCGTCTCGGCTCAGCTCCAGTGCGTGACATACTAATAAATCAAGAGAAGGGGGCAAAGGCGTTACTGTTAACGAAAGCATACATACAGtagcttatactccctccgttcctaaatataagcctctatagagatttcactacaaactacatacggacgtatatagacatattttaaagtgtaggttcactcattttacttTGTATATAGTCCATAGTGTAACCTCtagaaaaacttatatttaggaatggaggaagtatataACTGAAAAGAAAAGGTGACGGACGCTAACGATCACAAGCATGCAGTTGCAGTTGATGATCCTTGTAGGCAGCTGCCGTATGATTTTCGGGTCACAAATCTGTCCGTCTTTCTTTATCTGATTTATTTATAGTTTGTCTAATTcatatctagatgttttttaaggatatcacatctaatcTCCCACAAATAAGACAGCaacaaagaacaaagaaaaatAGCTAGGACAAAAAAAAAGACCCAATATATAATGGGCATcaggttagatgtgacataactaggacacatctagatgtgtccttgAAATACCCATTTATTTATATCTTGCAATATTAACTGCAGTATATGTATTTGTTTTCCTGTAGAAAGGGAAAACAGCTGCTCGTACTGCAGATAATTAGACTGATAGTACCGTTGAAGGAGAGTTTGGTGTGAGCCCACTGGCATTCTATAGCCGCCATTTTGTTACCCAAGAAAAGAAACAGAAGTAGCAACCATTTCCAGAGTTCCAGTTCCAGCAATGTAGTGTATGCTACAAGCCTCTGAACTACTTGAGCTAAAACCTGCAGCAAAACCTGCAACGCAAGAAAAGATTTCTACTTTCCCCAGGAGGAAGTACACATGCCAAACCAAACAATCAACAGAAAGGGCAAAAGAAGAGATGCTACACAAAGGAACCCAAGGACCAGGCTCAAGGCACAAATATAGCTGCAAATTTTCAGTCTTGAGGTCTCTTGCACACATCACAATAAAGATAAGAGAAGCAAGTAGTAGACTACTACTAATTTCTTTTTCCACTAATTATCACTAGTACGTAGATACACAAGCCCGTTTACACCAACCCAAAATCCATACAGGAAACTATAGAACGCTGCTACTACTGGTATCTTCTATGCAATTTCCTTTGCACTTCTTCACGCTGTTACATATAACATCAGCATCCATCCAGCTCCAGCTCCAGCAGAGAAGCGGATGCGTCCATGGATACGAGGTGTTGTCATGACCTTGAAGAGACGGCCGTGGCGGTGGCGGTGTTGAGACCCCGAGCAAGGCCGTGCACGGCGGTGCCATAGCTGCGGTTGCCGAGGCCGATGCAACCGAAGATCAGCAGCCCGCCCTGCCGGTAGGGCAGGTACGTGCGCCGTCGCATCTCTTCCGCCTCCGCCCTCCTCGCCTCGTAGAGCCTCTCATGCGCCGACATCCGCCTGCCCCTCCCTGCCCCTCTACTCCTGGCCGCCGCCCGCGATGGAGAAGGAGATGGGCTCCTCTTTGGCGTGGCAGAGAAAGTCGGGGGAGCCGGAGCGGCGGTGCGCTGGCTGTCCTTGCCACCGTCTGACTTGCTCCGGTGGAGGAGATCCTTAATGAAGCCCCAACGCCGGGAGCTcctcgaggaagaggaggacgcgGACGAAGCGgtggacgaggacgacgaggagcgcGAGGCCGGGGGCGTGGCCGCCGGCTCGACGGactcggactccggcggcggcgcgggagacgGCGACCTCCAGTGGGCACGGAATGGGGAGAGCGAGCGCGCCTTGCGGTGCACGGACCGGCCCCTGAAGCGGCCGCGCTCGCCCTCTTCCACCTCCACGGGGGCCTGTGAAGGCGAGGCGAGGTGAGGCTGGTGCGGCTGGAGCAGCATCGCGGAGAGGCGGACGGGGCGGATCTGGCCGTTGTGGAAGAGCTCGTCGGCggacgacatggcggcggcggagggcgacgggaAGCGGGACGAGAAGTCGAAGTCGAAGTCAAAGTCGAGGCCGCCGCAGGCAAACTCGTTGCTGGCGCCGCGGGTGGGGCTCGCCGGCGCGCTGAAGAAGCACGCGGCGTGGTGGTGGCCGGAGAAGGGGTCGCGGGTGGGGCTGGAGGGCGCGCTGACGAACGGCGTGGAGCAGGCGCTGTCCCCGCCACCGGCAAGCGGGTCGTCGGAAGGCGCGTCGGCGGCCATCGCGTGCTGTGGTGCGGCCAGGCGGTGGTGGGTTGGGTTGTGCGCGCGGCGAAGTGGTGGGAGGAGTGTGGGAAGCGAGGTGGGGGTGGTGGGAGTTTTTAAGTGCTTGGTGGTTTCACGGTTCAGCCCCTCTAGTTCGTACGATGTTGATTTCCTTGGATGTTTCGCTGTTGCTGTTAGTGTGAAGCTAATAACAAGGAAGCCGAGGGGCTTTGTGGGAGAAGACAAATACTGTATTACGTTTTCTTGATACGATGGGATCTGGTTCTCTTGAACTGCTCAAATGCAGGATGGTCCTCACCGACTAATTTTGTTTGTTTTTGTAAGGGGAAACATGGTCCTCATCTATAGTAGTAGTAGATGGGTCCGGCAGAATCCAAGAA
Proteins encoded:
- the LOC123096844 gene encoding arginine-glutamic acid dipeptide repeats protein; this encodes MAADAPSDDPLAGGGDSACSTPFVSAPSSPTRDPFSGHHHAACFFSAPASPTRGASNEFACGGLDFDFDFDFSSRFPSPSAAAMSSADELFHNGQIRPVRLSAMLLQPHQPHLASPSQAPVEVEEGERGRFRGRSVHRKARSLSPFRAHWRSPSPAPPPESESVEPAATPPASRSSSSSSTASSASSSSSRSSRRWGFIKDLLHRSKSDGGKDSQRTAAPAPPTFSATPKRSPSPSPSRAAARSRGAGRGRRMSAHERLYEARRAEAEEMRRRTYLPYRQGGLLIFGCIGLGNRSYGTAVHGLARGLNTATATAVSSRS